From Flavobacterium alkalisoli, the proteins below share one genomic window:
- a CDS encoding RNA polymerase sigma factor — translation MKEPEKQGICDKIFFTGFFKTHARSLRNYLYYKFGDGDLADDITQEAFIKLWQNCADVRHPKSFIYTVAKNSALNHTANKKVIMAYTKNNPAKETDYQAPDYLMEEEEFRKKFEKALSELTEAQRTALLLHRVEGKKYREIAEMLGISVKAVEKRIHGALVALSEKIENFR, via the coding sequence ATGAAAGAGCCTGAAAAACAAGGTATTTGCGATAAAATTTTTTTTACAGGTTTTTTCAAAACCCATGCCCGATCCTTAAGAAACTACCTATATTATAAGTTTGGAGACGGAGATTTGGCAGATGATATTACTCAGGAGGCTTTTATAAAGCTATGGCAAAATTGTGCAGATGTCCGTCATCCAAAATCATTTATTTATACGGTGGCAAAAAACAGTGCGCTAAATCATACGGCTAATAAGAAAGTGATAATGGCCTACACTAAAAATAATCCTGCTAAAGAAACAGATTATCAGGCACCAGACTATCTAATGGAGGAGGAAGAATTCAGGAAAAAATTTGAAAAAGCACTTTCTGAACTTACTGAAGCACAACGAACAGCACTACTGTTACATAGGGTAGAAGGTAAAAAATACAGAGAGATAGCTGAGATGTTAGGAATTAGTGTTAAAGCTGTAGAAAAAAGAATACACGGTGCTTTAGTGGCACTAAGTGAAAAAATTGAAAATTTCAGGTAG
- a CDS encoding FecR family protein, with protein MKEDTRLAKWLSGELNTEELEELKKLPNYTTLVRIKENLDNLQSPYFNEEEILTEVLSQPKTITKTIPLYRRYWFTAAAVILIMLGVGFVFTVQDTHEEAHSGKTFALNLPDASEVVLNSGSALSYNKWSWDNNRKVELTGEAYFKVAKGEKFSVITSLGTVQVLGTQFNVKARGKRLEVTCFEGSVKVIKEGKEVVLKPSQGLYYEDDVYSGVLNMEKTDPSWLHNELVFHKESLVAVIAEIERHYNISIENKANSSQLFSGTLPGDDIETVIKILELNYHLKAEKKDNIIILKP; from the coding sequence ATGAAAGAAGATACCCGATTGGCAAAATGGCTGTCAGGCGAACTTAATACAGAGGAACTGGAAGAACTTAAAAAGTTACCCAACTATACTACCTTGGTTCGCATAAAAGAAAACCTTGACAACCTGCAGTCTCCTTATTTTAATGAAGAGGAAATACTAACAGAGGTTTTAAGCCAGCCAAAAACAATAACTAAAACAATACCATTATATAGAAGATACTGGTTTACTGCTGCTGCAGTTATATTAATTATGCTAGGAGTAGGATTTGTATTTACTGTTCAGGATACACATGAAGAGGCCCATAGTGGTAAAACCTTCGCCTTAAACCTACCCGATGCTTCGGAGGTTGTTTTAAATTCAGGTTCAGCCTTGAGTTATAATAAATGGTCATGGGATAACAACAGAAAAGTTGAATTAACCGGTGAGGCTTATTTTAAGGTAGCAAAAGGAGAAAAGTTTTCTGTAATTACATCTTTAGGTACAGTACAGGTATTAGGTACGCAATTTAATGTTAAAGCAAGGGGGAAGAGGCTTGAAGTTACCTGTTTTGAGGGTAGTGTAAAGGTCATTAAAGAAGGAAAAGAAGTAGTTTTAAAGCCGTCTCAGGGACTTTATTATGAAGATGATGTTTATAGCGGAGTACTGAATATGGAAAAAACAGATCCGTCATGGCTGCATAATGAACTTGTATTCCACAAGGAAAGTTTAGTTGCCGTTATTGCTGAAATAGAAAGACATTATAATATATCCATTGAGAACAAAGCAAATTCATCTCAGTTATTTTCGGGTACTTTACCGGGAGATGATATTGAGACTGTTATTAAGATATTAGAACTTAATTATCACCTTAAAGCAGAGAAAAAAGACAATATTATTATCTTAAAGCCATAA
- a CDS encoding TonB-dependent receptor plug domain-containing protein, with amino-acid sequence MFNKRFLFFILFLFPILCAAQDDRKKPLSEILDAIGREYNISFNKIDEELIVYRISPPDSKLSLSEKLKYIEKHTRLRIEAVNDKYYSVFNDVGMDKPLCGYLLDKETGQGIENAQISIEGSTTSLASGINGFFSIPVLTPNLISINHLGYEPKIINPQDLYVSDCPKIFLTPIILQLNEVIAERYLTLGITKKEFGELVLKPRKFGLLPGLTEPDVLQTMLQIPGIASIDETVSNISVRGGTHDQNLFLWNGIRIYQTGHFFGLISPFNPLPSTSITIYKNGTSAFYGESVSSTVDITSSTPFAPGFYTAFNADMISASFFTKVNIDTKSDIQVSGRRSYTDGLETPTYKSYRERVFQNTTITDVAQNSDLPVKSDDNFYFYDFSLQYNRQIDSLHTLTVNGIGIHNFLEIKQKTPVAQREVHLIQQNFGASIAFNSDWNLKHKSFVKGNFSWYDVEAENEAIENYQETFQKNRIFTKDLSVGYTFSGSQQFGVAVGYEINETSIINLDRINDPEFSKRSKEVNVTNSGVAEVQFKSKYSDIYTKVGVRVNSYSKTGKIITEPRLSLGKLLNEKFRIEVLGERKSQSMSQIIDLQQDFLGIEKRRWVLANDTETPLQISWQSSVALTYNYKDLLLTIEPFYKKTEGISSNSQGFQNQFEFLDTTGSYTVFGGEFLFQKKIWRFYNWLSYTYNNNEYNFIGYVPPQFRNNYSISNAISAATVYEWNNYKIGIGCKWHTGKVVTEPDGYSIDTENPANSVIEYKHPNSKELNDYFQVNLSFSKNWKIGKSDFSLNGAVTNLLNRQNILNRYYRINKQNNNIESVNIYSIGFTTNLGLKLIL; translated from the coding sequence TTGTTTAATAAACGGTTTCTGTTTTTCATTCTTTTCCTTTTTCCTATCCTATGTGCTGCACAGGATGACAGGAAGAAACCGCTTAGTGAAATACTGGATGCTATAGGCAGGGAATATAATATCAGTTTTAATAAGATTGATGAGGAGCTTATAGTATATAGAATTAGCCCGCCAGACAGTAAATTATCTTTAAGCGAAAAACTAAAATATATTGAGAAGCATACACGACTCAGAATAGAAGCAGTAAACGATAAATATTATTCTGTTTTTAATGATGTTGGGATGGATAAACCTTTATGTGGTTATTTATTGGATAAAGAAACAGGGCAGGGAATTGAAAATGCTCAAATAAGTATAGAAGGAAGCACCACTTCTTTAGCCTCAGGAATAAATGGTTTTTTTTCTATTCCGGTACTTACTCCTAATTTAATAAGTATTAACCATTTGGGGTATGAGCCTAAAATAATTAATCCGCAAGATCTTTATGTTTCCGATTGTCCGAAAATATTTTTAACCCCCATTATATTACAACTTAATGAGGTTATTGCAGAGAGGTATCTTACATTAGGTATCACTAAAAAAGAATTTGGAGAACTTGTTCTAAAACCCCGTAAGTTTGGTTTGCTACCAGGCCTTACCGAGCCCGATGTGCTTCAAACTATGTTACAAATACCGGGAATAGCCAGTATTGATGAAACAGTATCTAACATAAGCGTAAGGGGAGGAACTCATGATCAAAACCTTTTTTTATGGAATGGGATAAGAATATACCAGACAGGACATTTTTTCGGACTGATATCGCCTTTTAATCCTTTACCGTCAACAAGTATAACCATATATAAAAATGGCACTTCAGCTTTTTATGGTGAAAGTGTTTCCTCAACGGTCGATATAACTTCATCTACACCTTTTGCTCCGGGTTTTTATACTGCCTTTAATGCCGATATGATAAGCGCTTCATTTTTTACAAAAGTGAATATCGATACAAAAAGCGACATACAGGTTTCAGGAAGAAGATCATATACTGATGGTTTAGAGACACCTACTTATAAAAGTTACAGGGAAAGAGTGTTTCAAAATACAACTATTACAGATGTAGCACAAAACTCTGACTTACCGGTTAAAAGTGATGACAATTTTTATTTTTATGATTTTTCATTACAATACAACAGGCAAATAGACAGCCTTCATACACTAACAGTTAATGGGATAGGGATTCATAATTTTTTGGAAATCAAACAAAAAACACCTGTAGCACAAAGAGAAGTACATCTTATACAGCAAAACTTCGGGGCTTCTATTGCTTTTAATTCTGATTGGAATTTAAAACATAAGAGTTTTGTAAAAGGAAATTTTTCATGGTATGATGTGGAGGCCGAAAATGAAGCTATAGAAAATTATCAGGAAACCTTTCAGAAGAATAGGATTTTTACAAAAGACCTTAGTGTGGGCTATACATTTTCGGGTTCACAACAATTTGGTGTAGCAGTAGGTTACGAGATAAACGAAACCAGTATAATAAATCTTGACAGGATAAATGATCCTGAATTTTCAAAAAGAAGTAAAGAGGTTAATGTTACTAATAGTGGTGTAGCAGAAGTACAGTTTAAAAGTAAGTACAGTGATATTTACACAAAAGTAGGTGTAAGGGTTAACAGCTATTCCAAAACAGGAAAAATAATTACTGAGCCAAGACTGTCTCTTGGTAAATTACTTAATGAAAAGTTCAGGATTGAAGTGCTTGGCGAACGCAAGAGTCAGTCAATGTCTCAAATAATAGATTTGCAACAGGATTTTTTAGGTATAGAAAAGCGTCGTTGGGTGTTGGCAAATGACACCGAAACTCCGTTGCAAATAAGTTGGCAGAGTTCTGTTGCGCTAACGTATAATTATAAAGATTTACTGTTAACCATAGAGCCTTTTTATAAAAAGACAGAAGGTATCAGTAGTAATAGTCAGGGATTTCAAAATCAATTTGAGTTCTTAGATACTACAGGAAGTTATACTGTTTTTGGAGGAGAATTTTTATTTCAAAAAAAGATTTGGCGTTTTTATAACTGGCTTTCATATACTTATAATAATAACGAGTATAATTTTATAGGGTATGTTCCGCCCCAATTTAGAAATAACTATTCTATTAGTAATGCCATATCTGCTGCTACAGTGTATGAATGGAACAACTATAAAATTGGCATAGGTTGTAAATGGCATACAGGTAAGGTAGTAACAGAGCCGGATGGTTATAGTATAGATACTGAAAATCCGGCTAATTCGGTTATAGAATATAAACACCCAAACAGTAAGGAACTAAATGATTATTTTCAGGTAAATCTGTCATTCTCTAAAAACTGGAAAATTGGTAAATCAGATTTTTCTCTAAATGGAGCTGTCACTAATTTACTTAACAGACAAAATATCT